A genomic region of Pristiophorus japonicus isolate sPriJap1 chromosome 22, sPriJap1.hap1, whole genome shotgun sequence contains the following coding sequences:
- the LOC139234746 gene encoding zinc finger protein 703-A-like, with product MSQAPRGSQDKRQISPRQREEPGAGVLSPTHPARQARRLPIQVLKMLSAHTGHILHPEYLQPISATPLSPIELDAKKSPLALLAQTCSQIGKPDPQPSSKLSSVTSSEKEPTRSSSSLKLSEGGAVDDKSSFKPYSKSGEGRKEPGDKAGFRVPGASCPSFPARPPSSPAACSPALADGKPSDMEDKKEPEAGRVCRDHSPANPGHGRAGSEPSQHRDTPSAAKCDNAGLAPGHVAPVSPYKPGPSVYPLPPSGMGYHGSIVGAYAAAYPSQFVAGMESKSGLVGSPLTGAVGCPMPGKPTNSSPLTGASPPAFMQGLCRDPYCLTYHNAPHLGGNGCTSCLHDPSSLKSGYPLVYPSHPLHSSVLTTAATAPLGAHPLYTYGFMLHSDPLPHICNWVSAGGPCDKRFSSSEELLNHLRTHTALPGAEKLLAGYPSPASCNLHLPQGPPGSPNGLSLRSPHTLALSRYHPYSKSHLAVPTTSTLTMSAASPYYSPYALYSQRLTSASALGYQ from the exons ATGAGCCAGGCTCCCCGCGGATCCCAGGACAAGCGACAGATCAGCCCGAGGCAGCGAGAGGAGCCGGGAGCCGGCGTTCTGTCCCCAACACACCCCGCCAGACAGGCCAGGCGGCTCCCCATCCAGGTGCTGAAGATGCTGAGCGCACACACGGGGCACATCCTGCACCCCGAGTACCTGCAGCCCATCTCGGCCACCCCGCTCAGCCCCATCGAG TTGGACGCCAAGAAGAGTCCGCTGGCCCTCCTCGCCCAGACGTGTTCGCAGATTGGCAAACCCGACCCTCAGCCGTCGAGCAAGCTCAGCTCAGTGACGTCGAGTGAGAAGGAACCCACCCGGTCATCGTCCTCGCTCAAGCTGTCCGAGGGCGGAGCCGTCGACGACAAATCCAGCTTCAAGCCCTACTCCAAGTCGGGGGAGGGCAGGAAGGAGCCCGGGGACAAGGCTGGCTTCAGGGTGCCAGGCGCTTCCTGCCCCAGCTTCCCCGCCCGCCCGCCTTCCTCGCCTGCCGCCTGCTCGCCCGCCCTGGCCGACGGCAAGCCCAGCGACATGGAGGACAAGAAAGAGCCCGAGGCGGGCCGAGTGTGCCGGGACCACTCTCCCGCCAACCCGGGCCACGGGCGGGCGGGCAGCGAGCCGAGCCAGCACCGGGACACGCCGAGCGCGGCCAAATGCGACAACGCCGGCCTGGCGCCGGGCCACGTGGCGCCCGTCTCCCCCTACAAGCCGGGGCCCTCGGTCTACCCCTTGCCCCCCTCCGGCATGGGGTACCACGGATCGATCGTCGGAGCCTACGCCGCCGCCTACCCGTCGCAGTTCGTCGCCGGCATGGAGTCCAAGTCTGGCCTGGTGGGCAGCCCGCTGACCGGCGCCGTGGGATGCCCGATGCCCGGCAAGCCCACCAACTCCAGCCCCTTGACCGGAGCCTCGCCACCCGCCTTCATGCAGGGACTGTGCCGGGATCCGTACTGTCTGACCTATCACAACGCCCCGCACCTCGGGGGTAACGGATGTACCTCCTGCCTGCACGACCCCTCCTCCCTCAAGTCTGGATACCCGCTGGTCTACCCGTCTCACCCGCTGCACTCCTCGGTGCTGACCACCGCCGCCACGGCACCCTTGGGTGCCCACCCGCTGTACACCTACGGCTTCATGCTGCACAGTGACCCGCTGCCCCACATATGCAACTGGGTGTCGGCCGGAGGGCCCTGCGACAAACGCTTTTCCAGCTCCGAGGAACTGCTCAACCACCTGCGCACGCACACCGCCCTGCCGGGGGCCGAGAAGCTGCTGGCGGGctacccctcccccgcctcctgcAACCTGCACCTCCCCCAGGGGCCCCCGGGGAGCCCCAACGGCCTGTCGCTCCGCAGCCCACACACCCTGGCCCTCAGCCGGTACCACCCCTACAGCAAGAGCCACCTGGCAGTGCCCACCACCTCCACCCTCACCATGTCCGCCGCCAGCCCCTACTACTCTCCGTACGCCCTGTACAGTCAGCGGCTCACCTCGGCCTCGGCTCTGGGATATCAGTGA